One stretch of Deltaproteobacteria bacterium DNA includes these proteins:
- the pheS gene encoding phenylalanine--tRNA ligase subunit alpha, whose protein sequence is MEHELARIRDEALAVLESCKDEDGLETVRIRFLGKKGELTSVLRGIGELQPEQRRKIGEAANEIKAEVENRIVALRDQLREAERTQRLSSEQIDITAPGTRRPRGSLHPLQQVLDDTIGIFTALGFEVARGPDIEDDYHNFAALNIPADHPAREMQDTFFVAPEIVLRTHTSPVQIRVMESRKPPLQIIVPGCVYRCDDDATHSPMFVQLEGLMVGSDICFAHLKGVLTSFVHAMYGSSTPVRFRPSYFPFTEPSAEVDIGCVLCAGKNASCPICKGSGWMEILGSGMVHPNVFRAVGYDPEQVSGFAFGMGIDRITLLRYGIDNIRLLYEGDLRFLRQF, encoded by the coding sequence ATGGAACACGAACTTGCACGTATTCGTGACGAAGCTTTAGCGGTGCTAGAGTCCTGCAAAGACGAAGACGGACTCGAAACCGTACGCATCCGCTTCCTGGGAAAAAAAGGTGAACTCACCAGCGTGCTACGCGGTATTGGCGAGTTGCAACCTGAACAACGGCGCAAAATTGGTGAGGCGGCCAACGAGATAAAAGCTGAGGTTGAAAACCGCATTGTCGCTCTTCGGGATCAACTCCGTGAAGCTGAACGCACCCAACGGCTCTCAAGCGAACAGATCGACATCACTGCCCCTGGGACACGTCGCCCGCGAGGTTCTTTGCATCCATTACAGCAAGTTTTAGATGACACGATCGGTATCTTCACCGCACTCGGGTTTGAGGTCGCGCGTGGCCCTGACATCGAAGACGATTACCATAACTTTGCCGCACTCAACATTCCTGCCGATCATCCCGCTCGCGAGATGCAAGACACGTTTTTTGTTGCGCCGGAAATTGTTTTGCGCACCCATACTTCGCCGGTACAAATCCGTGTCATGGAAAGCCGCAAACCGCCGCTGCAGATCATCGTTCCAGGTTGTGTGTATCGTTGCGACGATGACGCGACCCATTCCCCGATGTTCGTGCAGCTCGAAGGGTTGATGGTTGGGTCGGATATTTGCTTTGCGCATCTCAAAGGGGTGCTGACTTCCTTTGTCCACGCTATGTATGGTTCAAGCACGCCGGTCCGTTTTCGTCCCAGCTATTTCCCTTTTACCGAACCGAGTGCCGAAGTCGACATTGGCTGTGTGTTATGTGCCGGAAAGAACGCCTCCTGTCCCATCTGCAAGGGGAGCGGTTGGATGGAGATTCTTGGCTCAGGCATGGTCCACCCCAATGTTTTCCGCGCGGTCGGTTACGATCCTGAGCAGGTGTCAGGCTTTGCCTTCGGGATGGGTATCGATCGGATCACGTTGTTACGCTACGGCATTGATAACATTCGGTTACTGTACGAAGGCGATCTGCGGTTTTTGCGACAGTTTTAA
- a CDS encoding MerR family transcriptional regulator — translation MAQQTELPNKLYFRIGEVAKIVGVKPYVLRYWETEFSILKPGKTPSRHRLYRRRDVEMLLEIKTLLYEEGFTIAGAKKKIKENEEEREEERALPMIAAPLEEAIATLPPNHNHLELLRAIRDDLQVLYNMLG, via the coding sequence GTGGCACAACAAACAGAGCTGCCTAATAAACTCTATTTCCGCATTGGCGAGGTCGCGAAGATCGTAGGGGTCAAGCCCTATGTGTTGCGCTATTGGGAGACTGAGTTTTCGATCCTGAAGCCAGGAAAGACACCTTCTCGGCATCGGCTCTACCGTCGCCGCGATGTTGAGATGCTTCTGGAAATAAAGACCCTTCTCTATGAAGAAGGGTTCACCATTGCCGGAGCCAAGAAAAAGATCAAGGAAAACGAAGAAGAGCGGGAAGAAGAGAGAGCGCTGCCCATGATTGCCGCGCCGCTTGAGGAGGCGATCGCAACGCTCCCACCGAATCACAATCACCTGGAACTTTTGCGCGCCATCCGCGACGATCTCCAGGTGTTATATAACATGCTCGGGTAG
- a CDS encoding phenylalanine--tRNA ligase subunit beta, which translates to MKVSLNWLREFVTIDLSVDQLASRLAMAGLEVDDIRELGITPIHIAQIVSVDPHPQSDHLTICRVTTGRETFAVVCGAPNVTVGAKVALASVGTTLPGGQHVELAEIRGQRSHGMLCSERELGLSDDHSGLLILAADAPIGEKLYDHIGLRDTILDVAITANRGDCLSVLGLAREIAALTGVPLLAQRPRVKESKTPIGDQIRVSIPDPDLCPRYAARVVSNLRVAPSPAWMRWRLEAAGVRAINNIVDVTNYVMLERGQPLHAFDLPSVHGPEIIVRRARDIATVTTLDGKERTLVADDLLICDQDRAVAVAGVMGGSNSEVHDQTTVTLLESAYFVPETVRRTARRLGLRSEASYRFERGIDPQGTILALDRAASLLVQIAEGQVSRGVIDVCPQPLVPTTITLRGQRVSNFLGMPIEARDVEHCLQTLGAKVKRSRGGTWSVTVPSYRADLTQEADLIEEVARLRGYETIPTLLPRTEAHEKNRDHEGEWGRRIRFCLASQGLSEMMSLSFTSAQLNRLFAGTQSAVPIPLINPLSAEGAEMRVSLLGNVMRVLQHNLRQGESGVTMFELGKVFFGGQETPDGRQERLHVAGVLYGNWPASGLQKPAPIEFPDLKGVLEALFQDLHCEEQIRWERAAKVPFLHPGKAAAILVDGTVCGVVGAVHPDHCRALYLTATPWVFEIDLAPLLLQVRTAVRYQQLPRFPTTVRDVALVADDTLPVQVVIDAVRSLGNPLIVDMRLFDQYRGSPIPQNKQSLAYSIAYRAADRTLTALEVNEVHSQVIAHLAQALNVEVRA; encoded by the coding sequence ATGAAAGTCTCCCTTAATTGGCTCCGTGAATTTGTCACGATTGACCTCTCTGTCGACCAGCTTGCTAGTCGTTTAGCCATGGCAGGATTGGAGGTCGATGACATTCGTGAGCTCGGGATTACCCCAATTCACATTGCTCAGATTGTTAGCGTCGATCCACACCCACAATCCGACCATCTCACTATTTGTCGGGTGACAACCGGTAGAGAAACGTTTGCCGTCGTGTGTGGTGCACCCAACGTGACGGTTGGTGCCAAAGTGGCCCTGGCATCAGTAGGAACGACCTTGCCTGGTGGGCAGCACGTAGAGTTAGCAGAAATCCGCGGCCAACGTTCGCATGGTATGTTGTGCTCGGAACGAGAGCTTGGACTTTCGGATGATCACAGTGGACTACTGATCCTTGCCGCAGATGCCCCCATTGGTGAGAAACTGTACGACCATATCGGGCTACGTGATACCATCCTCGATGTCGCGATTACCGCGAATCGTGGCGATTGCCTCAGTGTCCTTGGCTTAGCGCGGGAGATTGCCGCATTGACCGGCGTTCCCCTTCTCGCTCAGCGACCGCGTGTCAAGGAAAGCAAGACGCCCATTGGCGATCAGATACGTGTATCCATTCCTGATCCTGATCTCTGTCCTCGTTATGCTGCACGTGTGGTGAGTAATCTGCGCGTTGCGCCGTCCCCAGCCTGGATGCGATGGCGACTTGAAGCGGCTGGCGTGCGAGCGATTAACAACATCGTCGATGTCACCAATTATGTCATGTTGGAACGTGGCCAGCCTCTGCACGCGTTTGACCTCCCCTCGGTGCATGGTCCAGAAATTATCGTCCGCCGCGCGCGTGACATTGCGACGGTGACTACACTCGACGGAAAAGAACGTACGCTTGTCGCTGATGACCTGCTGATTTGTGACCAGGACCGTGCTGTTGCTGTGGCTGGGGTGATGGGTGGATCAAATTCCGAGGTTCACGATCAGACGACGGTGACGTTATTGGAGAGCGCCTATTTTGTTCCTGAAACCGTGCGTCGTACGGCACGTCGCTTAGGACTTCGAAGCGAGGCCTCATATCGTTTCGAGCGTGGTATTGATCCACAAGGGACGATTCTTGCACTCGATCGTGCAGCATCACTTCTTGTGCAGATTGCTGAGGGGCAAGTCAGCCGAGGTGTTATCGACGTGTGTCCTCAGCCATTGGTGCCAACGACGATCACGTTGCGTGGACAACGGGTCTCAAATTTTCTCGGAATGCCAATCGAAGCCAGAGATGTTGAGCACTGCCTGCAGACCCTTGGGGCGAAAGTAAAACGCAGCCGTGGGGGAACGTGGAGTGTCACTGTCCCGTCCTATCGAGCTGATCTCACTCAAGAGGCCGATTTAATTGAAGAAGTCGCTCGTCTCAGAGGATATGAGACAATTCCCACCCTGCTCCCCCGCACAGAAGCACACGAAAAAAATCGCGACCATGAGGGAGAGTGGGGGCGACGAATTCGTTTCTGCCTTGCCTCGCAAGGCCTCTCTGAGATGATGAGCCTGAGTTTTACCTCAGCTCAACTCAATCGTCTGTTTGCTGGTACGCAATCAGCCGTCCCCATTCCTTTAATCAATCCACTCTCTGCTGAAGGCGCAGAGATGCGAGTGAGCCTCCTGGGCAACGTTATGCGCGTACTCCAGCATAATCTCCGCCAAGGAGAGAGTGGTGTGACGATGTTCGAACTTGGCAAGGTGTTTTTCGGAGGCCAGGAAACACCAGATGGACGGCAAGAACGATTACATGTTGCTGGAGTGTTGTATGGCAATTGGCCAGCCAGTGGTTTGCAAAAACCTGCACCAATCGAATTTCCTGATCTGAAAGGCGTGTTAGAAGCACTGTTCCAAGACCTACACTGTGAGGAGCAGATTCGTTGGGAACGAGCGGCCAAGGTGCCGTTTCTTCACCCAGGAAAAGCAGCAGCGATTTTAGTTGATGGTACTGTCTGTGGCGTGGTAGGAGCCGTACATCCTGATCATTGTCGCGCGCTGTATCTCACGGCAACGCCGTGGGTGTTTGAAATAGACCTTGCTCCTCTGTTACTGCAGGTACGTACCGCCGTACGCTATCAACAGTTACCACGCTTTCCGACTACTGTTCGCGATGTTGCGCTGGTTGCCGACGACACGTTACCAGTACAGGTAGTGATTGATGCGGTTCGCTCTCTGGGGAACCCATTGATTGTTGATATGCGTTTGTTCGATCAATACCGTGGTAGCCCCATTCCGCAAAACAAGCAAAGCCTGGCGTATTCCATTGCCTATCGAGCGGCAGACCGCACGCTGACTGCACTCGAAGTGAATGAGGTGCACTCGCAAGTCATTGCCCATCTCGCGCAAGCGTTGAACGTCGAGGTTCGGGCGTAG